From Methanococcus maripaludis, the proteins below share one genomic window:
- a CDS encoding 4Fe-4S binding protein, translated as MKVMPNIDLCVDCKKCERACPINAIHVFDGIPIRCMHCEDAPCLNVCPEDAIEKIADKVVVHPEKCVGCALCAEVCPVGAIQIDRCTKVAVKCDGCIERGSEVCLEVCPTKALDYYENTIENKRAELVSKLKKLTSRK; from the coding sequence ATGAAGGTAATGCCAAATATTGACTTGTGCGTAGATTGCAAAAAGTGTGAACGGGCATGTCCTATAAACGCAATTCACGTTTTTGATGGGATTCCCATTAGATGTATGCACTGTGAAGATGCACCCTGTCTTAATGTATGTCCCGAAGATGCAATTGAAAAAATAGCTGATAAAGTAGTAGTACATCCTGAAAAGTGTGTCGGATGCGCATTATGTGCGGAAGTATGCCCTGTTGGGGCCATACAGATTGATAGATGTACAAAAGTCGCAGTAAAATGTGATGGATGTATTGAACGAGGCAGTGAAGTATGTCTTGAAGTATGCCCTACAAAGGCACTTGACTACTACGAAAATACAATTGAAAACAAAAGAGCGGAACTTGTTTCAAAACTTAAGAAATTAACTTCAAGAAAATAA
- a CDS encoding YfcE family phosphodiesterase, which produces MIIGIISDTHIPERAKKLPKEIFEHFSDVDLIIHCGDVTSESVLNELKKISEILVVSGNMDYMNYPKEHELNIENFKIGIIHGNQIHPRGDTLKMKYLCLEKNWDVLISGHTHVPMIKELHAENKKILLLNPGSPTVPRYPLKTIMKLKIEERKIDAELISIK; this is translated from the coding sequence ATGATTATAGGGATCATTTCAGATACACATATTCCAGAAAGGGCTAAAAAACTACCGAAAGAAATTTTTGAACACTTTTCTGACGTAGATTTAATAATTCACTGCGGTGATGTAACGTCTGAATCCGTTTTAAATGAATTAAAAAAAATCAGTGAAATTTTAGTCGTTTCTGGAAACATGGATTATATGAATTATCCAAAAGAACATGAACTAAACATTGAAAATTTCAAAATTGGAATAATTCATGGAAACCAGATTCATCCGCGTGGAGATACATTAAAAATGAAATATTTATGCCTTGAAAAAAACTGGGATGTTTTAATTTCTGGACATACCCACGTTCCTATGATAAAAGAACTACATGCTGAAAATAAAAAAATATTACTTTTGAATCCTGGAAGCCCGACTGTTCCAAGATATCCATTAAAAACGATTATGAAATTAAAAATAGAAGAAAGAAAAATTGATGCAGAGTTAATTTCCATAAAATAA
- the ftsZ gene encoding cell division protein FtsZ, producing the protein MRLVKEALSKNNEELYNTQMAKDDFGNAKILVVGCGGAGNNTIHRLSEIGIEGAETIAINTDKQHLEHINADKKILIGSTLTRGLGAGGYPEIGKKSAELAKNVLEDVIKSADLIFVAAGMGGGTGTGSAPVVAEIAKENGAVVIGVVTYPFKIERARLKKADEGLRRLTECCDTVIVIDNNRLVDFVPNLPMNEAFRVADEIIAQAVKGITETISLKSLINIDYADVKAVMTNGGVAMIGVGEVDYDTKGDRVEKVVKDTLQCPLLDIDYKGATGALIHITGGPDLTLGEANRIGDGITSSMDINANVIWGARLDPSMDGAIRVMAIITGVKSPNIMGGGKSHQKIIPNSANRSKGSLGIDYIV; encoded by the coding sequence ATGAGACTTGTAAAAGAAGCTTTGTCCAAAAATAATGAGGAATTATACAACACCCAAATGGCAAAAGACGATTTTGGAAATGCAAAAATTCTTGTTGTTGGATGTGGTGGTGCTGGAAACAATACCATTCACAGATTAAGTGAAATTGGTATTGAAGGTGCCGAAACTATTGCAATTAATACTGATAAACAGCATTTAGAACACATAAATGCTGATAAAAAAATATTAATTGGTTCAACGCTTACAAGAGGTTTAGGTGCCGGAGGATACCCAGAAATTGGTAAAAAATCCGCTGAACTTGCCAAAAACGTGCTTGAAGATGTCATAAAAAGTGCAGATTTAATATTTGTTGCAGCAGGAATGGGTGGTGGAACAGGAACTGGTTCCGCTCCAGTTGTAGCAGAAATTGCAAAAGAAAACGGTGCTGTAGTTATTGGTGTTGTAACTTACCCATTCAAAATTGAAAGGGCAAGACTCAAAAAAGCTGATGAAGGTCTTAGACGACTTACTGAATGCTGTGATACTGTTATTGTAATTGATAACAACAGGCTTGTTGATTTTGTTCCTAACTTACCAATGAACGAAGCTTTCAGAGTAGCTGATGAAATTATTGCTCAAGCAGTCAAAGGAATCACTGAAACAATTTCATTAAAGAGCTTAATCAATATCGACTACGCAGACGTTAAAGCGGTGATGACAAACGGTGGAGTTGCAATGATTGGTGTTGGAGAAGTTGACTACGACACTAAAGGCGATAGGGTTGAAAAGGTAGTAAAAGATACATTACAATGTCCTCTTTTAGATATCGACTACAAAGGAGCAACCGGTGCTTTGATACACATAACTGGCGGTCCAGATTTAACTCTTGGTGAAGCTAACAGAATCGGTGACGGAATTACAAGCAGCATGGATATAAATGCTAACGTTATTTGGGGTGCAAGACTCGATCCTTCAATGGACGGAGCAATACGAGTAATGGCAATTATTACAGGAGTTAAATCTCCAAATATAATGGGCGGTGGAAAAAGCCATCAAAAAATAATTCCAAATTCAGCTAACCGGTCAAAAGGTTCTCTTGGAATTGATTATATTGTATAA
- a CDS encoding transcriptional regulator codes for MRAHERLLLSVGSDKFTDEFKKVLLELDVPLKEFSEISGIPYSTLYKITNEKDFRVSTLKKIIGTVKSFEEDDSSEDKIALIAARPSLNKVSKKRVEINGKTYLLKEYPASTLEECIVSAIYAEREGVKAIVCAPIVSTSIEKVVRIPVAVIIAEKNAFMEALEIVVSKI; via the coding sequence ATGCGAGCACACGAACGACTTTTATTGAGTGTGGGTTCAGATAAGTTTACGGATGAATTCAAAAAAGTTCTTCTTGAATTGGATGTTCCTTTAAAGGAATTTTCCGAGATATCTGGGATTCCCTATAGTACACTTTATAAAATCACGAATGAAAAAGATTTTCGAGTATCGACTCTTAAAAAAATTATTGGGACTGTAAAAAGTTTTGAAGAAGATGATTCATCAGAAGATAAAATAGCTTTGATTGCAGCAAGACCTTCTTTAAATAAAGTAAGTAAAAAAAGAGTGGAAATAAACGGAAAAACGTATCTCTTGAAAGAATATCCTGCAAGTACGCTTGAAGAATGTATTGTTTCAGCAATATATGCAGAAAGAGAGGGCGTAAAAGCGATAGTCTGTGCGCCAATAGTAAGTACCAGCATTGAAAAGGTTGTAAGAATACCTGTTGCAGTTATTATCGCAGAAAAAAATGCATTTATGGAAGCACTCGAAATTGTCGTGTCAAAAATTTAA
- a CDS encoding DUF1188 domain-containing protein: MNYGITESVKTTRSKIKIKDIVSDVVEKKANAIKYFLEGEEFKQAIVFGAYLSGSYIAYSLLKDCDEVIIVDIQPHLKDILFNDGIKFMDLNKLQLELRNGTSINPDLVIDLTGIGGVSPDLISKFNPKVLIVEDPKGNHDKGISKIDNTDKRLCVGAKKGVLKTYRSSKFSKTSGTMTLVVDIIMDSCRDINELDSVLYTIPNLKYFEGTVFHEKNVKKFLTELNMPAITVSSIDHVEYELEEILSKNISRVDSFVKEF; the protein is encoded by the coding sequence ATGAATTACGGAATTACTGAAAGTGTAAAAACGACCCGTTCAAAAATAAAAATAAAAGACATCGTTTCAGATGTTGTAGAAAAAAAGGCTAATGCAATTAAATACTTCTTAGAAGGCGAAGAATTTAAGCAGGCTATTGTATTTGGAGCTTATCTTTCCGGAAGCTACATTGCATATTCACTTTTAAAAGACTGTGACGAAGTTATTATCGTAGACATTCAGCCCCATTTAAAAGATATTTTATTTAACGACGGAATAAAATTTATGGATTTAAACAAATTGCAACTTGAATTAAGAAATGGAACTTCAATTAACCCCGATTTGGTAATTGATTTAACAGGTATTGGAGGAGTATCTCCGGATTTAATTTCCAAATTTAACCCAAAAGTTTTGATCGTTGAAGACCCGAAAGGAAACCACGATAAAGGAATTTCAAAAATAGATAATACCGACAAAAGACTCTGCGTAGGGGCCAAAAAAGGAGTTTTAAAAACTTACCGGTCGTCTAAATTTTCAAAAACTTCTGGAACAATGACCCTTGTTGTTGACATAATAATGGATTCATGCAGAGATATTAATGAGTTAGATAGTGTTTTGTACACGATTCCAAACTTAAAATACTTCGAGGGAACCGTTTTCCACGAAAAAAACGTAAAAAAATTTTTAACTGAATTGAACATGCCTGCAATAACTGTAAGTTCGATAGACCATGTTGAATACGAACTTGAAGAAATACTCTCTAAAAATATTTCAAGAGTAGATTCCTTTGTTAAAGAATTTTAA
- a CDS encoding DUF3236 domain-containing protein yields the protein MNIKNTIKSAYEESITNTRFGDKIEEIDAIQSTIKSAKNVTVATSNEKKFKVVSDIISRITDANISMLELPTNSADLTRMPALNKGLIAVDSSDADLIITRGRLGIPGSGSLLLIMDRKGRILTGSVSPSSIIHKNPIDKTVELELIVALERIGIVVKK from the coding sequence GTGAATATTAAAAATACCATTAAATCTGCTTATGAAGAATCAATAACCAATACACGCTTTGGTGACAAAATAGAAGAAATCGATGCCATCCAAAGCACCATAAAAAGTGCAAAAAACGTAACTGTAGCAACAAGCAATGAAAAAAAATTTAAAGTAGTATCCGATATTATTTCAAGGATTACAGATGCAAATATATCAATGCTTGAACTTCCAACAAATTCTGCGGACTTAACCCGAATGCCTGCATTAAACAAGGGATTAATTGCCGTGGATTCCTCAGATGCGGATTTAATAATAACTAGAGGAAGGCTTGGAATTCCAGGTTCTGGATCACTACTCCTTATAATGGATAGAAAGGGACGAATTCTAACAGGATCAGTTTCTCCTTCATCCATAATTCATAAAAATCCAATAGATAAAACAGTAGAGTTAGAATTGATTGTGGCCCTTGAAAGAATCGGTATTGTGGTGAAAAAATGA
- the pheS gene encoding phenylalanine--tRNA ligase subunit alpha — protein MELHNDEKRLLKAFQESNKKTMNLEELSKYIEKEKVMRAAFWLSGRDFLEIIENKTKLCELTKLGKNSIDFGIPERKVANYIKENNLESIPIKELSKILEKDETGAALGNLKKKGLVEIDKGNIVFKNLDYEDIEEEILKKVSINPDLSIYSKDEVKIVENLKKRGFLNLKEVVDRSFEIKDAGTEFIKNPIEIKEEITQLTREMIVSGKWKDYFIRPYDAKIPTEDVYPAKAHPMSKMIQEVNEVLISMGFKEVKSQIVQTEFWNFDTLFEPQDHPARDMQDTFFVKYPNTGKVPENLLEKVKGIHECGTIDGEKISKGWCYKFDENVSKRTVLRTHTTVSSIKYLASLSESEREKPHKVFCIDRVFRNETIDYKHLPEFYQCEGIVMAEDVNFDNLVGILKEFLRKLGFEKVRIRPAYFPFTEPSLEAEVYMEGKGWLELLGAGVFRPEVLEPFGIKKPVLAWGIGLSRLAMLRLGLTDIRELHKNDMEWLKKTAVNEQ, from the coding sequence ATGGAACTTCATAACGACGAAAAAAGATTATTAAAGGCATTTCAGGAATCTAATAAAAAAACGATGAATTTAGAAGAACTTTCAAAATATATTGAAAAAGAAAAAGTAATGAGAGCAGCATTTTGGCTTTCAGGGCGAGATTTTCTTGAAATTATTGAAAATAAAACAAAACTTTGTGAATTAACTAAACTTGGTAAAAATTCCATTGATTTTGGAATTCCCGAGAGAAAAGTTGCAAATTATATCAAAGAAAATAATTTGGAATCAATCCCGATAAAAGAACTCTCAAAAATTTTAGAAAAGGACGAAACAGGAGCCGCACTTGGTAATTTAAAGAAAAAAGGATTGGTCGAGATAGATAAAGGAAATATTGTATTTAAAAATTTAGACTACGAAGATATTGAAGAAGAAATATTAAAAAAAGTTTCAATCAACCCTGATTTATCAATATATTCAAAAGACGAAGTTAAAATAGTTGAAAACCTGAAAAAAAGAGGTTTTTTAAACTTAAAAGAAGTAGTTGATAGAAGTTTTGAAATTAAGGATGCAGGAACTGAATTTATTAAAAATCCAATAGAAATAAAAGAAGAAATTACCCAGCTTACAAGGGAAATGATTGTAAGTGGAAAATGGAAAGACTACTTTATAAGGCCATATGATGCAAAAATTCCTACAGAAGATGTTTACCCTGCAAAAGCACACCCGATGTCAAAAATGATTCAGGAAGTAAACGAAGTTTTAATTTCAATGGGTTTTAAGGAAGTAAAAAGCCAGATCGTCCAGACTGAATTTTGGAATTTTGATACGTTATTCGAGCCTCAAGACCACCCTGCAAGAGACATGCAGGATACATTCTTTGTAAAATATCCAAACACGGGAAAAGTTCCAGAAAATTTGCTCGAAAAAGTAAAAGGAATCCACGAATGCGGAACTATTGATGGCGAAAAAATTTCAAAAGGCTGGTGCTACAAGTTTGATGAAAACGTATCTAAAAGAACAGTTTTAAGAACGCACACAACCGTTTCATCGATAAAATATTTAGCTTCACTTTCAGAAAGCGAAAGAGAAAAACCCCACAAAGTATTCTGTATTGACAGAGTATTTAGAAACGAAACAATCGATTACAAACACCTTCCAGAATTTTACCAGTGTGAAGGAATCGTTATGGCTGAAGACGTGAACTTTGACAACCTCGTTGGAATTTTAAAAGAATTTTTAAGAAAATTAGGCTTTGAAAAAGTAAGGATTAGGCCTGCATACTTCCCATTTACAGAACCATCCCTTGAAGCTGAAGTTTACATGGAAGGAAAAGGCTGGCTTGAACTTTTAGGTGCCGGAGTATTTAGGCCTGAAGTTTTAGAACCTTTCGGAATTAAAAAACCGGTTCTTGCATGGGGAATTGGCTTAAGCAGGCTTGCAATGTTAAGACTCGGACTTACAGACATCCGTGAACTTCACAAAAACGACATGGAATGGCTTAAAAAAACTGCTGTTAATGAACAATAA
- a CDS encoding TIGR01212 family radical SAM protein (This family includes YhcC from E. coli K-12, an uncharacterized radical SAM protein.) produces MNRGAQIYRNTSSSIDKNIVDKIYSEGYSIAQYGLYTRREKGYKTFKVAVDAGFSCPNKDGTIDTEGCIFCPKMGRPISVEYCNVKYSLKEQIEHQIQRNKEKGIEKFYVYFYPGTNTHASPEYLKELWDFALSFDDVIGISIGTRPDCLEDEKLDILENYVKEGYEIWIDLGIQTMHDKTLDFLNRKHSSDDVRRVLRECKQRGILVCGHIILGLPDESWDMMMETAKILSDLEIDALKIYPLVVVENTKLEEIYWKGEYKSLDEKQYIHLVADFLEHLSPYVIIQRVSKDKVPEEIKISPEWSLKRLRILNEVSKLLDKRKTKQGSKYEK; encoded by the coding sequence ATGAATAGGGGCGCTCAAATTTACAGAAACACTAGTAGTTCCATAGATAAAAATATTGTCGATAAAATTTACAGTGAAGGCTACTCAATAGCCCAATACGGACTTTATACGAGGCGAGAAAAGGGTTACAAGACTTTTAAAGTTGCAGTTGATGCAGGATTCTCATGCCCTAATAAAGATGGGACAATTGATACAGAAGGTTGCATTTTCTGTCCAAAAATGGGAAGGCCGATAAGTGTTGAATACTGCAATGTTAAATATTCCTTAAAAGAGCAGATTGAACATCAAATACAGAGGAATAAAGAAAAGGGAATTGAAAAATTTTACGTTTATTTTTATCCTGGAACAAATACTCATGCATCACCAGAATATTTAAAAGAATTGTGGGATTTTGCACTTTCTTTTGATGATGTTATAGGAATTTCAATTGGAACAAGGCCCGACTGCCTTGAAGATGAAAAACTTGATATTTTAGAAAATTATGTGAAAGAAGGCTATGAAATCTGGATCGATCTAGGAATCCAGACAATGCACGATAAAACTCTTGATTTTCTAAATAGGAAGCATTCTTCAGACGATGTAAGAAGAGTTCTTAGGGAATGTAAACAAAGAGGGATTTTGGTATGTGGTCACATAATTTTAGGACTTCCTGATGAAAGCTGGGATATGATGATGGAAACTGCAAAAATTTTGTCTGATTTAGAAATTGACGCATTAAAGATTTACCCGCTTGTTGTTGTTGAAAATACAAAACTTGAAGAGATATACTGGAAAGGAGAATACAAATCTTTAGACGAAAAACAGTACATTCATCTTGTTGCTGATTTTTTAGAACACTTATCTCCGTATGTAATCATTCAAAGAGTTTCAAAGGACAAAGTGCCAGAAGAAATAAAAATTTCACCAGAATGGTCTTTAAAAAGGCTCAGAATTTTAAATGAAGTTTCAAAATTATTGGATAAACGAAAAACAAAACAGGGCTCAAAATATGAAAAATAA
- a CDS encoding DUF366 family protein, which yields MKKIDFDTISAVILEEFKSYTGKEIEPLWAFNTFDVQKDSIVGFIGPMNVKIENMKDLKDVKEEKDVEIPIQSSEAINFIVEHFDNPDLKMTYLRQRILVSTAKEVIENQSNLKLKKSGDDLYFNDKKLSVCIACRGISSGKIHLGINVKSDGVPSHVSAVGLKDMGIENTFEIMEEIAEIYAKEMSKIEKDIRKTLPLF from the coding sequence ATGAAAAAAATCGATTTTGATACAATTTCTGCAGTTATTTTAGAAGAATTTAAATCATATACTGGAAAAGAAATCGAACCATTATGGGCATTTAACACGTTTGACGTTCAAAAAGATAGTATTGTTGGATTTATAGGTCCAATGAACGTTAAAATAGAAAATATGAAAGATTTAAAAGATGTTAAAGAAGAAAAAGACGTTGAAATTCCAATTCAATCCTCAGAAGCGATTAATTTTATCGTCGAACATTTTGATAATCCGGATTTAAAAATGACTTATTTGAGACAAAGAATTTTAGTTTCAACCGCAAAAGAAGTAATTGAAAATCAAAGCAACTTAAAATTAAAAAAGTCAGGAGACGACCTTTATTTTAATGATAAAAAATTATCTGTCTGCATCGCATGCCGGGGAATTAGTTCTGGAAAAATCCACCTCGGAATAAACGTAAAAAGTGATGGTGTTCCTTCCCACGTTTCTGCAGTTGGGTTAAAAGATATGGGAATTGAAAATACTTTTGAAATTATGGAAGAAATTGCAGAAATTTATGCAAAAGAAATGTCAAAAATTGAAAAAGATATTAGAAAAACACTTCCTCTATTTTAA
- a CDS encoding S-layer protein — MSAPSKLIALFILTVLCTLPISYGMVVDDPLIVVNSEKVDKSYAELLMDKYYTKRTIEVNSDNEIVVNENIIYNVPAIDEFEINDGKGNLLVEFTKSGETVTYKNFEYEEEIESDDEGDEVTFMGKTYRVLEYESGKIVLGNTIEDFETSDEFNYEGYTIKVVASNSDGEIMVSVYKGNDRVDNLKMYPDDSCMISGSSLSLYYDEYLTSGDTPYFFFELSDSLELEDGESFEDNGEFDVEIDGKKITLDYDSPKSLSKNFELLNYNVELTDVSSEDLTVFFTVTQTESYEYDMDEGTKYFGNNIFAVKLDNDEENDWDDELYLYKNNKKYDKIVDYQGSVQLVDQDELLSASSDLILIGGPVSNKVTESIQNSLSVEVTNDYPGEGKGVIQTITNPNNGNSKILVLAGSDRDGTKACVLALNQGLYSGSGNLVVKLTGDDSVSAI, encoded by the coding sequence ATGAGTGCCCCCAGTAAATTAATAGCACTATTTATTTTAACTGTACTCTGCACACTACCCATATCTTATGGTATGGTTGTAGATGACCCATTAATTGTAGTAAATAGCGAAAAAGTTGATAAAAGCTACGCAGAACTTTTAATGGATAAATATTACACGAAAAGGACCATTGAAGTAAATTCTGATAACGAAATTGTTGTTAATGAAAATATTATTTATAACGTTCCTGCAATCGATGAATTTGAAATTAATGACGGTAAGGGTAACTTGTTAGTGGAATTTACAAAATCTGGTGAAACAGTTACTTACAAAAACTTTGAATATGAAGAAGAAATTGAATCTGACGATGAAGGGGACGAAGTAACCTTTATGGGAAAAACCTATAGAGTACTTGAATACGAATCTGGAAAAATAGTTCTTGGAAACACTATCGAAGATTTTGAAACCTCTGATGAATTTAACTATGAAGGCTATACCATCAAAGTAGTAGCCAGTAATTCAGATGGCGAAATAATGGTTAGCGTCTACAAAGGAAACGATAGGGTTGACAACTTAAAAATGTACCCTGATGACAGCTGCATGATATCCGGTTCAAGCCTTTCTTTGTATTATGATGAATATTTGACAAGTGGAGATACACCATACTTTTTCTTTGAACTCTCTGACTCCCTTGAACTTGAAGATGGCGAATCTTTCGAAGATAACGGAGAATTTGATGTAGAAATCGATGGTAAAAAAATAACTTTAGATTACGACAGTCCTAAAAGTTTATCCAAAAACTTTGAACTATTAAATTATAACGTAGAACTTACAGACGTAAGCAGTGAAGATTTAACTGTATTTTTCACAGTAACTCAGACTGAGAGCTACGAATATGATATGGATGAAGGTACAAAATACTTCGGAAATAACATATTTGCAGTTAAATTAGACAATGATGAAGAAAACGACTGGGACGATGAACTATATCTTTATAAAAACAATAAAAAATATGACAAAATCGTGGATTACCAAGGTTCAGTTCAATTAGTTGATCAGGACGAACTTTTGAGTGCTTCATCAGACTTAATTTTGATCGGCGGACCTGTTTCAAACAAAGTTACAGAAAGCATTCAAAATAGTTTAAGTGTTGAAGTTACAAATGACTACCCTGGAGAAGGAAAAGGAGTAATTCAAACAATTACCAATCCAAACAATGGCAACAGTAAAATATTAGTTCTCGCAGGATCAGACAGGGATGGAACAAAAGCCTGTGTTTTAGCACTTAATCAGGGCCTTTATTCAGGATCTGGCAATTTAGTTGTAAAATTAACTGGTGACGATAGCGTAAGTGCTATCTAA
- the pyrE gene encoding orotate phosphoribosyltransferase: MVTTEEISLKNELIRLLKEVNCVKFGDFTLASGKQSKYYVDIKKATTNPKVLKAAAKLVNYYVSKENNENLKIAGVELGSVSIATAVSLETEKDLLIIRKKAKEYGTKNKIEGELNPGDNVIVMEDVTTTGGSVSKAVDEIRAVSGNVNKIYVIVDRQEGAKENLAENNVELIPLVTIEELGLNK, encoded by the coding sequence TTGGTAACAACGGAAGAAATCAGTTTAAAAAATGAATTGATAAGATTATTGAAAGAAGTAAATTGCGTAAAGTTTGGTGACTTTACATTGGCCTCTGGAAAGCAGAGTAAATATTACGTAGATATTAAAAAGGCTACTACCAACCCTAAAGTTTTAAAAGCAGCTGCAAAACTTGTAAATTATTATGTTTCAAAAGAAAACAATGAAAATTTAAAAATTGCAGGAGTAGAACTCGGTTCAGTATCAATTGCAACAGCAGTATCTTTAGAAACTGAAAAAGACCTTTTAATAATTAGAAAAAAGGCAAAAGAATACGGAACTAAAAATAAAATTGAAGGGGAATTAAATCCCGGCGATAATGTAATTGTAATGGAAGACGTTACAACAACCGGTGGAAGCGTTTCAAAAGCAGTAGATGAGATAAGGGCAGTTTCTGGAAACGTTAACAAAATTTACGTGATTGTGGACAGACAAGAAGGTGCAAAAGAGAATTTGGCCGAAAATAACGTTGAATTAATCCCTCTCGTTACAATCGAAGAGCTTGGACTCAATAAATAA
- a CDS encoding amidohydrolase — MILVKDAIITGKKQDLLVDGNIIKKIGNISISEVSKDETEIIDGKNCVLIPGLINTHTHVPMSLFRGVADDIPLMEWLSGHIWPMESKLNEKIVYAGTLLGTIEMIKSGTTAFNDMYFFLDSIIKAVDETGIRSRIAYGMIDLFDEEKREKELKTAKESLEMIKNLNNSRINGALGPHAPYTCSKEILESTNALAREFNVPIHIHMNETLDEINQVVEKTGMRPFEYLNSFGFFDNVNTICAHCVHLSDSEIQIMKEKNIFAAHNPVSNLKLASGVSPVLKLLENNVPVTLGTDGCGSNNNMNLFEEIKAAALIHKGVNLNPVAVTAKEAFDFATLNGAKALNINSGEIKEGKLADFVLINMKKPYLTPKENIESHLVYSFNGAVDKVVIDGKLVLNDGKMVNIDEEKVYEIAEEAYFELAN, encoded by the coding sequence ATGATTTTAGTAAAAGATGCAATTATAACCGGAAAAAAGCAGGATCTGCTTGTAGATGGAAATATTATTAAAAAAATTGGAAATATTTCAATTTCAGAAGTTTCAAAAGACGAAACAGAAATAATTGACGGAAAAAACTGTGTTTTAATTCCTGGATTAATAAATACACACACTCACGTTCCAATGTCTCTTTTTAGGGGGGTTGCAGATGATATCCCATTAATGGAATGGTTAAGCGGGCACATCTGGCCAATGGAATCAAAATTAAATGAAAAAATAGTTTACGCAGGAACTCTTCTTGGAACAATTGAGATGATTAAAAGTGGAACTACTGCATTTAATGACATGTATTTTTTCCTTGATTCGATAATTAAAGCAGTTGATGAAACAGGAATTCGATCAAGAATTGCATACGGAATGATTGATTTATTTGACGAAGAAAAACGAGAAAAAGAATTAAAAACTGCGAAAGAGTCTCTTGAAATGATTAAAAACTTGAATAATTCAAGAATTAATGGAGCTTTGGGGCCTCATGCACCATATACATGTTCAAAAGAGATTCTCGAAAGTACAAATGCCCTTGCAAGAGAATTCAATGTTCCAATTCATATTCACATGAATGAAACACTGGATGAAATAAATCAGGTCGTAGAAAAAACAGGAATGCGACCTTTTGAATACTTAAATTCTTTTGGATTTTTCGATAATGTAAACACAATCTGTGCGCACTGCGTTCATTTGAGTGATTCAGAAATTCAAATAATGAAAGAAAAAAATATATTTGCAGCCCACAATCCAGTAAGTAATTTAAAGTTAGCATCAGGAGTTTCTCCAGTTTTAAAATTGCTTGAAAACAATGTTCCCGTAACTCTTGGAACTGACGGCTGTGGAAGTAACAACAATATGAATTTGTTTGAAGAAATAAAAGCAGCAGCTTTGATACACAAAGGTGTAAATTTAAACCCGGTCGCAGTAACTGCAAAAGAAGCATTTGATTTTGCAACGTTAAACGGTGCAAAAGCACTCAATATTAATTCAGGAGAAATAAAAGAAGGAAAACTTGCAGATTTCGTACTCATCAACATGAAAAAGCCGTATTTAACTCCTAAAGAAAATATCGAATCGCATTTAGTTTATTCATTTAACGGTGCAGTCGACAAAGTTGTAATTGATGGTAAACTGGTGTTAAATGATGGAAAAATGGTTAATATTGATGAAGAAAAAGTTTATGAAATTGCAGAAGAAGCATACTTTGAATTAGCCAACTAA